GAGAATGTCTAGAAAGTTTAGAATCAAGGTACTACACCAGGGGATCTCCTAGGCTCTTTGGGAGGGTAACACGCCACGACTAATATGGCCCCCAGGGAGCTCCTTTCGCTCCTGATTCTGCAGTCCTGCTGCCTCGTCACGCCAAAGGCTCGAGTCGGCCTGGCCCCATTTTGCCTCTAACTGGAATCTAGGCACAGCCTATTCAGCTGTCAGAGCCCGTCCGTTaaatggggagggggtgggatcAGTTCGTTATCTGGAGCTTCTTCCAAGAATCTGCACTCCCGCGCTCCTCTGAGGTGCTAACAGGTGGCCCCCCTGGGCAGGGAGAGATGCACTCAGATGGTGTGTTCCCCGCCCCATCAGCCCTTCGCCCAGCGCAGTCCCTcttcctgctctttcctccctcttcattcACAACCCTACCTAGCTCCGCCCATAAGTTTTTTTCCCTCCCAACAAAATTACAGAACCgtgtatttacattttattttccccgcCCCCGGAGAAGGAGGTAGCGGGGTTGGGGCTGCGTCAATCTCCTCCTCCTTTGCCGGCGAGCGGAGCGGGAGAAGGAGGGAGTACAAGCAGGCCGGGGGGAAGAGAAATCCAAGCCGGGGCTGGTCCTGCAGCCTCGCGGAGCCGCAGAGAACCCAGAGGGCGCGGGAAAGGGCCCCAAGCTGGACGGGAGCGCAGCCCAACCCGGCGGCCCGGCTGCGGCCACCAGTCCTGCGGAGCGTGCTCTGCTCCCCGACGGCGACGGGGAAGGAGGCGGCGGCATGGATTCAGGCCCGGAGGAGTACGAGCTCAACGGGGATGTAGGGCCCGGATCCCCAGCCTCATCTGGGGGCAGGGTAAGTAGGTGGCCCTTGGGCCGTTCTGAGACTGGAAGAGGGACCAGCGCGGCGGGCTCTCCCGGGGACCTGCCAGGGGAAATGGGAGGGTTCTGCACCGAGGGCTCCCCTGGAGTCTGGCCAGGAGAAATGTGAAATGACTACGCAGAGTGTTCCCCGGGGGTCTGGCCAGAGGAAATGGGAGGGAGCAGTGCAGAGGGCTCCCCGAGAGTCTGGccagggggaaagggaaaggacaaCGCAGAGGGCTTCGAGGGTAGGGGGTGACTCGTCCTAGGAAATGGGAAGTGGCAGAGCAGAGGTCTCCTGGGGGGCGGGTCTCgccaggggaaaagggaggggacagcGCGCTCCCCCAGGGGTCATGTCAGGGGAATTGGAAAGGACCACGCAGAGGGTTTCCCGGGGGTCTGGCCCGAAGAAATGGGAGGGGGACAGCTCAGCAGGCTTAATGTGGGAAGGACCAAGGTCTTGGTGGCCCCGTAGTTCCCCAAGATTTGACAAGTGCGCAGGTGGTTCTTAGAGCTAGGGCAGGAGATTGGGGGGGCGGCACAGGTGGTTGCTAGAGTCAGGGCAGGCgattgggggggggcagggataGCAGCGCAGCGGATTTCTGGAGCCAGGGTAGAAGATTGGGGGGCGGCACAGGTAGTTCCTGGAGCCAGAGCAGGCTATTGGGGTGCAGCGCAGATGATTTCtggagtcaggcccagagaatgGAGGTGGGGGCAGCGTGGCTTATTTTTGGATCCAGGGCAGGAGATTGGGATTGAGGGTTGCTGCACAGGTGGCTCCTGGAGCCAGAGCAAGAGATTGGGGGCAGCGTAGCAGATTTCTGGAGTCAAAATAGGAGATTGGAGGAGGGGACAAAGCAGCTGGTTTCTAGACCCTGGGCAGGAGATCGGGGTGGGGGGGTTCTGCACAGGTGGTTCTTGAAACCTAGGCAGGCTGTGTGTGCGGGTGCCTGCCTGTGTGCTACGCAGTTGATTTCTGGAGCCAAGGTAAGGAGATTGAGGGGTGCAGCACAGGTGGTTCCTGGAGCCAGGGCAGAAGATGGGGGGCAGTGCAGCTGGTTTCTGGGACCAGGGCAGGAGATTGGGGGCTGGCTCCCAGGTTTGGCATCTGTGGGATGCAGGCCAGCACCCTTTAGCTAAGCTCTCTTAGGTTAGAATCTCCTTCCCTAAAGCCACATCCCGGGTTGCCATGCAACCctgtgatgatggtggtgatggtgatctTGGTGAGGAGAGGGGCTGCGCCATAGACTGCCGCTAAATAACTCCCCAACAGCTTTTGCAAACCTTTCACAAACACTTGTCTAGTTATTTTTCTGGGTCCCGGT
The window above is part of the Monodelphis domestica isolate mMonDom1 chromosome 7, mMonDom1.pri, whole genome shotgun sequence genome. Proteins encoded here:
- the NINJ1 gene encoding ninjurin-1 isoform X1, which produces MVCSPPHQPFAQRSPSSCSFLPLHSQPYLAPPISFFPSQQNYRTVYLHFIFPAPGEGGSGVGAASISSSFAGERSGRRREYKQAGGKRNPSRGWSCSLAEPQRTQRARERAPSWTGAQPNPAARLRPPVLRSVLCSPTATGKEAAAWIQARRSTSSTGM